A section of the Girardinichthys multiradiatus isolate DD_20200921_A chromosome 5, DD_fGirMul_XY1, whole genome shotgun sequence genome encodes:
- the prom1b gene encoding prominin 1 b isoform X6, producing MLWTRWLVLLLWWGATSAEQQADERDGHRAEVRSDPRRQRSPPPLEPLDFGFVPAAVYETHAYYEPGTIGILFHMVHAFLYVVQPNSFPKDLIVRIIQQNMGGIKIEEWRKPENVVLLLQWIHYESGFLICTAFGIVFVVLTPIVATCFCMCRCCDNCGGEMHQRQRKNADCHRGFFTASLIATTTFIILGVLVAYAANHNVSSQIKSTRRLINTNMRDLKTFANNTPSQIEYLTAQYTTAKNKVLSDLDNIGPLLGARIHSHLEKEVVPALDAALRMAAAMRETKEALENVSSALEILQEGMGKLQASLAGERSSLSNTLSDPACTNGAVSPTCNTIRSTLPQLGINADFSKLPNVNYALANMNNVLKIDLSNFVQKGYASFNDTPALVKEQTRNIVTGVKSMLDKIGNEITAFSKMFPVESSLANFTIFLNDRHKVIESFYPQVDQMDFYRWIACVTLLCTVVLILAFNMLGLLCGTCGYDKQASPTTRGCLSNTGGNLLMAGVGFSFIFAWGLMGVVTTLFVVGGNVEKLMCEPLANRQLFKIIDTPFLVHPEKRNFLPGMLFQNPNIDLTLGSMYRECYENNGLYHALQLENIFNINSFLNRTVYNKDLAKVFEGVQVDLKDISLLDRASRDNLMNFANSGVGEIDYPAYLAEVNKGVTVVDLLSFCSDLEDQADQLPRGALENALKGHASSIRAIHREQVVPLEQAMKYVRARSTLSQSIKLLQRTSNDLPVKVTNILSAIDAAEYLITHNASHVVKQETKVFVQSLEGYFKQYTEWVKNSLTAEVAQCKPISNMVDSMEIVACSFIIDSVNTFWMGLGACCILLIPSIIFSVKLAKYYRRMDTEDVFEDRAETGNRDEQVCDISGNVAPLSSPYNDTLTWFPRASAPPGEW from the exons atCTTATTGTTAGAATCATTCAGCAAAACATGGGAGGAATTAAAATAGAAGAATGGAGAAAG CCAGAAAACGTTGTCCTGCTGCTACAG TGGATCCACTATGAATCTGGATTCCTAATATGCACGGCATTTGGAATCGTATTTGTGGTCCTCACCCCGATTGTTGCCACCTGTTTCTGCATGTGTCGATGCTGCGACAACTGCGGAGGTGAGATGCATCAGAGGCAGAGGAAAAACGCAGACTGTCACCGAGGTTTCTTCACCGCCTCGCTCATTGCCACCACCACCTTCATCAT TCTGGGAGTACTTGTCGCCTATGCAGCAAACCACAACGTCAGCTCTCAAATTAAAAGCACTCGGAGACTCATCAACACCAACATGAGAGACCTGAAGACATTTGCTAACAACACCCCATCA CAAATCGAGTACCTGACTGCCCAGTACACCACTGCAAAGAACAAAGTCCTGTCAGACCTGGACA ACATTGGACCTTTGCTGGGAGCCAGAATCCACAGTCATCTGGAGAAAGAGGTGGTTCCTGCGCTTGATGCTGCCCTTCGAATGGCAGCAG CCATGCGGGAGACCAAAGAGGCCCTGGAGAACGTCAGCTCCGCCTTAGAGATCCTTCAGGAAGGAATGGGAAAGCTCCAGGCCAGTCTGGCAGGAGAGCGCTCATCTCTGTCCAACACCCTGTCCGACCCTGCCTGCACCAACGGAGCCGTGTCTCCCACCTGTAACACCATCCGGTCCACCCTGCCTCAGCTTGGAATCAATGCTGACTTCTCCAAA CTCCCGAATGTTAATTACGCCTTGGCCAACATGAATAATGTACTGAAAATAGATCTCAGTAACTTTGTCCAAAAG GGTTATGCCTCCTTCAATGACACACCAGCGCTGGTAAAAGAGCAAACCAGAAACATCGTCACAG GAGTGAAAAGCATGCTGGATAAGATTGGGAATGAGATCACCGCCTTCTCCAAGATGTTCCCAGTGGAATCCTCTCTTGCCAATTTCACCATATTTCTCAACGACAGACACAAGGTCATCGAGTCGTTTTACCCCCAGGTCGACCAAATGGACTTCTACAG GTGGATCGCCTGCGTGACGTTGCTCTGCACAGTCGTCCTGATTCTGGCCTTCAACATGCTCGGCCTGCTCTGCGGCACCTGCGGCTACGACAAGCAGGCTTCCCCAACGACACGCGGCTGCCTGTCAAACACCGGTGGAAACCTGCTGATGGC TGGCGTGGGCTTCTCTTTTATCTTTGCCTGGGGGCTGATGGGCGTCGTTACCACCCTGTTTGTTGTTGGAGGCAACGTGGAGAAGCTGATGTGTGAACCTCTGGCTAACCGACAGCTGTTCAAG ATCATAGATACACCATTCCTGGTTCATCCGGAAAAAAGGAATTTCCTTCCTGGGATGCTCTTCCAGAATCCAAACATCGACTTGACCCTGGGCAGCATGTACAG GGAGTGCTATGAGAACAACGGCCTTTATCACGCTCTGCAGCTGGAGAACATCTTCAACATTAACTCGTTCCTAAACAGGACCGTG TACAACAAAGACCTGGCCAAGGTGTTCGAAGGAGTCCAGGTGGACCTGAAGGACATCTCGCTGCTGGACCGGGCCAGCAGAGATAACCTCATGAACTTTGCCAACTCAGGTGTTGGAGAGATCGACTATCCGGCTTACCTGGCAGAG GTAAATAAGGGAGTCACGGTTGTCGATCTGCTGTCTTTCTGTTCCGACCTGGAGGATCAGGCCGACCAGCTG ccGCGTGGAGCTTTGGAGAATGCCCTGAAGGGACATgccagcagcatcagagccatcCACAGGGAGCAGGTGGTGCCTTTGGAGCAAGCGATG AAATATGTCAGAGCGCGG AGCACCCTGAGCCAGAGCatcaaactgctgcagaggaCATCCAACGACCTGCCT gtgaaagtcactaatatCCTGAGCGCCATCGATGCAGCGGAGTATCTAATCACTCACAACGCCTCACATGTTGTGAAACAG GAGACGAAGGTCTTTGTGCAAAGCCTGGAGGGATACTTCAAGCAGTACACTGAATGGGTTAAAAACTCA CTAACTGCAGAGGTAGCCCAGTGTAAACCCATCAGCAACATGGTGGACAGCATGGAGATAGTGGCGTGCAGCTTCATCATCGACTCAGTG AACACATTTTGGATGGGTTTGGGAGCCTGCTGCATCCTTCTGATTCCCAGCATCATCTTTTCCGTCAAACTGGCCAAATACTACAGACGGATGGACACAGAGGACGTCTTTGAAGA TAGGGCTGAAACAGGTAATCGTGATGAACAGGTGTGTGATATCAGTGGAAACGTCGCTCCGCTCAG cTCTCCCTATAATGACACACTGACTTGGTTCCCTCGGGCCTCAGCTCCACCAGGTGAATGGTGA
- the prom1b gene encoding prominin 1 b isoform X7, with the protein MLWTRWLVLLLWWGATSAEQQADERDGHRAEVRSDPRRQRSPPPLEPLDFGFVPAAVYETHAYYEPGTIGILFHMVHAFLYVVQPNSFPKDLIVRIIQQNMGGIKIEEWRKPENVVLLLQWIHYESGFLICTAFGIVFVVLTPIVATCFCMCRCCDNCGGEMHQRQRKNADCHRGFFTASLIATTTFIILGVLVAYAANHNVSSQIKSTRRLINTNMRDLKTFANNTPSQIEYLTAQYTTAKNKVLSDLDNIGPLLGARIHSHLEKEVVPALDAALRMAAAMRETKEALENVSSALEILQEGMGKLQASLAGERSSLSNTLSDPACTNGAVSPTCNTIRSTLPQLGINADFSKLPNVNYALANMNNVLKIDLSNFVQKGYASFNDTPALVKEQTRNIVTALPRVKSMLDKIGNEITAFSKMFPVESSLANFTIFLNDRHKVIESFYPQVDQMDFYRWIACVTLLCTVVLILAFNMLGLLCGTCGYDKQASPTTRGCLSNTGGNLLMAGVGFSFIFAWGLMGVVTTLFVVGGNVEKLMCEPLANRQLFKIIDTPFLVHPEKRNFLPGMLFQNPNIDLTLGSMYRECYENNGLYHALQLENIFNINSFLNRTVYNKDLAKVFEGVQVDLKDISLLDRASRDNLMNFANSGVGEIDYPAYLAEVNKGVTVVDLLSFCSDLEDQADQLPRGALENALKGHASSIRAIHREQVVPLEQAMSTLSQSIKLLQRTSNDLPVKVTNILSAIDAAEYLITHNASHVVKQETKVFVQSLEGYFKQYTEWVKNSLTAEVAQCKPISNMVDSMEIVACSFIIDSVNTFWMGLGACCILLIPSIIFSVKLAKYYRRMDTEDVFEDRAETGNRDEQVCDISGNVAPLSSPYNDTLTWFPRASAPPGEW; encoded by the exons atCTTATTGTTAGAATCATTCAGCAAAACATGGGAGGAATTAAAATAGAAGAATGGAGAAAG CCAGAAAACGTTGTCCTGCTGCTACAG TGGATCCACTATGAATCTGGATTCCTAATATGCACGGCATTTGGAATCGTATTTGTGGTCCTCACCCCGATTGTTGCCACCTGTTTCTGCATGTGTCGATGCTGCGACAACTGCGGAGGTGAGATGCATCAGAGGCAGAGGAAAAACGCAGACTGTCACCGAGGTTTCTTCACCGCCTCGCTCATTGCCACCACCACCTTCATCAT TCTGGGAGTACTTGTCGCCTATGCAGCAAACCACAACGTCAGCTCTCAAATTAAAAGCACTCGGAGACTCATCAACACCAACATGAGAGACCTGAAGACATTTGCTAACAACACCCCATCA CAAATCGAGTACCTGACTGCCCAGTACACCACTGCAAAGAACAAAGTCCTGTCAGACCTGGACA ACATTGGACCTTTGCTGGGAGCCAGAATCCACAGTCATCTGGAGAAAGAGGTGGTTCCTGCGCTTGATGCTGCCCTTCGAATGGCAGCAG CCATGCGGGAGACCAAAGAGGCCCTGGAGAACGTCAGCTCCGCCTTAGAGATCCTTCAGGAAGGAATGGGAAAGCTCCAGGCCAGTCTGGCAGGAGAGCGCTCATCTCTGTCCAACACCCTGTCCGACCCTGCCTGCACCAACGGAGCCGTGTCTCCCACCTGTAACACCATCCGGTCCACCCTGCCTCAGCTTGGAATCAATGCTGACTTCTCCAAA CTCCCGAATGTTAATTACGCCTTGGCCAACATGAATAATGTACTGAAAATAGATCTCAGTAACTTTGTCCAAAAG GGTTATGCCTCCTTCAATGACACACCAGCGCTGGTAAAAGAGCAAACCAGAAACATCGTCACAG CTCTCCCTC GAGTGAAAAGCATGCTGGATAAGATTGGGAATGAGATCACCGCCTTCTCCAAGATGTTCCCAGTGGAATCCTCTCTTGCCAATTTCACCATATTTCTCAACGACAGACACAAGGTCATCGAGTCGTTTTACCCCCAGGTCGACCAAATGGACTTCTACAG GTGGATCGCCTGCGTGACGTTGCTCTGCACAGTCGTCCTGATTCTGGCCTTCAACATGCTCGGCCTGCTCTGCGGCACCTGCGGCTACGACAAGCAGGCTTCCCCAACGACACGCGGCTGCCTGTCAAACACCGGTGGAAACCTGCTGATGGC TGGCGTGGGCTTCTCTTTTATCTTTGCCTGGGGGCTGATGGGCGTCGTTACCACCCTGTTTGTTGTTGGAGGCAACGTGGAGAAGCTGATGTGTGAACCTCTGGCTAACCGACAGCTGTTCAAG ATCATAGATACACCATTCCTGGTTCATCCGGAAAAAAGGAATTTCCTTCCTGGGATGCTCTTCCAGAATCCAAACATCGACTTGACCCTGGGCAGCATGTACAG GGAGTGCTATGAGAACAACGGCCTTTATCACGCTCTGCAGCTGGAGAACATCTTCAACATTAACTCGTTCCTAAACAGGACCGTG TACAACAAAGACCTGGCCAAGGTGTTCGAAGGAGTCCAGGTGGACCTGAAGGACATCTCGCTGCTGGACCGGGCCAGCAGAGATAACCTCATGAACTTTGCCAACTCAGGTGTTGGAGAGATCGACTATCCGGCTTACCTGGCAGAG GTAAATAAGGGAGTCACGGTTGTCGATCTGCTGTCTTTCTGTTCCGACCTGGAGGATCAGGCCGACCAGCTG ccGCGTGGAGCTTTGGAGAATGCCCTGAAGGGACATgccagcagcatcagagccatcCACAGGGAGCAGGTGGTGCCTTTGGAGCAAGCGATG AGCACCCTGAGCCAGAGCatcaaactgctgcagaggaCATCCAACGACCTGCCT gtgaaagtcactaatatCCTGAGCGCCATCGATGCAGCGGAGTATCTAATCACTCACAACGCCTCACATGTTGTGAAACAG GAGACGAAGGTCTTTGTGCAAAGCCTGGAGGGATACTTCAAGCAGTACACTGAATGGGTTAAAAACTCA CTAACTGCAGAGGTAGCCCAGTGTAAACCCATCAGCAACATGGTGGACAGCATGGAGATAGTGGCGTGCAGCTTCATCATCGACTCAGTG AACACATTTTGGATGGGTTTGGGAGCCTGCTGCATCCTTCTGATTCCCAGCATCATCTTTTCCGTCAAACTGGCCAAATACTACAGACGGATGGACACAGAGGACGTCTTTGAAGA TAGGGCTGAAACAGGTAATCGTGATGAACAGGTGTGTGATATCAGTGGAAACGTCGCTCCGCTCAG cTCTCCCTATAATGACACACTGACTTGGTTCCCTCGGGCCTCAGCTCCACCAGGTGAATGGTGA
- the prom1b gene encoding prominin 1 b isoform X1, with amino-acid sequence MLWTRWLVLLLWWGATSAEQQADERDGHRAEVRSDPRRQRSPPPLEPLDFGFVPAAVYETHAYYEPGTIGILFHMVHAFLYVVQPNSFPKDLIVRIIQQNMGGIKIEEWRKPENVVLLLQWIHYESGFLICTAFGIVFVVLTPIVATCFCMCRCCDNCGGEMHQRQRKNADCHRGFFTASLIATTTFIILGVLVAYAANHNVSSQIKSTRRLINTNMRDLKTFANNTPSQIEYLTAQYTTAKNKVLSDLDNIGPLLGARIHSHLEKEVVPALDAALRMAAAKVESAIKAMRETKEALENVSSALEILQEGMGKLQASLAGERSSLSNTLSDPACTNGAVSPTCNTIRSTLPQLGINADFSKLPNVNYALANMNNVLKIDLSNFVQKGYASFNDTPALVKEQTRNIVTALPRVKSMLDKIGNEITAFSKMFPVESSLANFTIFLNDRHKVIESFYPQVDQMDFYRWIACVTLLCTVVLILAFNMLGLLCGTCGYDKQASPTTRGCLSNTGGNLLMAGVGFSFIFAWGLMGVVTTLFVVGGNVEKLMCEPLANRQLFKIIDTPFLVHPEKRNFLPGMLFQNPNIDLTLGSMYRECYENNGLYHALQLENIFNINSFLNRTVYNKDLAKVFEGVQVDLKDISLLDRASRDNLMNFANSGVGEIDYPAYLAEVNKGVTVVDLLSFCSDLEDQADQLPRGALENALKGHASSIRAIHREQVVPLEQAMKYVRARSTLSQSIKLLQRTSNDLPVKVTNILSAIDAAEYLITHNASHVVKQETKVFVQSLEGYFKQYTEWVKNSLTAEVAQCKPISNMVDSMEIVACSFIIDSVNTFWMGLGACCILLIPSIIFSVKLAKYYRRMDTEDVFEDRAETGNRDEQVCDISGNVAPLSSPYNDTLTWFPRASAPPGEW; translated from the exons atCTTATTGTTAGAATCATTCAGCAAAACATGGGAGGAATTAAAATAGAAGAATGGAGAAAG CCAGAAAACGTTGTCCTGCTGCTACAG TGGATCCACTATGAATCTGGATTCCTAATATGCACGGCATTTGGAATCGTATTTGTGGTCCTCACCCCGATTGTTGCCACCTGTTTCTGCATGTGTCGATGCTGCGACAACTGCGGAGGTGAGATGCATCAGAGGCAGAGGAAAAACGCAGACTGTCACCGAGGTTTCTTCACCGCCTCGCTCATTGCCACCACCACCTTCATCAT TCTGGGAGTACTTGTCGCCTATGCAGCAAACCACAACGTCAGCTCTCAAATTAAAAGCACTCGGAGACTCATCAACACCAACATGAGAGACCTGAAGACATTTGCTAACAACACCCCATCA CAAATCGAGTACCTGACTGCCCAGTACACCACTGCAAAGAACAAAGTCCTGTCAGACCTGGACA ACATTGGACCTTTGCTGGGAGCCAGAATCCACAGTCATCTGGAGAAAGAGGTGGTTCCTGCGCTTGATGCTGCCCTTCGAATGGCAGCAG CAAAAGTTGAGAGTGCTATTAAAG CCATGCGGGAGACCAAAGAGGCCCTGGAGAACGTCAGCTCCGCCTTAGAGATCCTTCAGGAAGGAATGGGAAAGCTCCAGGCCAGTCTGGCAGGAGAGCGCTCATCTCTGTCCAACACCCTGTCCGACCCTGCCTGCACCAACGGAGCCGTGTCTCCCACCTGTAACACCATCCGGTCCACCCTGCCTCAGCTTGGAATCAATGCTGACTTCTCCAAA CTCCCGAATGTTAATTACGCCTTGGCCAACATGAATAATGTACTGAAAATAGATCTCAGTAACTTTGTCCAAAAG GGTTATGCCTCCTTCAATGACACACCAGCGCTGGTAAAAGAGCAAACCAGAAACATCGTCACAG CTCTCCCTC GAGTGAAAAGCATGCTGGATAAGATTGGGAATGAGATCACCGCCTTCTCCAAGATGTTCCCAGTGGAATCCTCTCTTGCCAATTTCACCATATTTCTCAACGACAGACACAAGGTCATCGAGTCGTTTTACCCCCAGGTCGACCAAATGGACTTCTACAG GTGGATCGCCTGCGTGACGTTGCTCTGCACAGTCGTCCTGATTCTGGCCTTCAACATGCTCGGCCTGCTCTGCGGCACCTGCGGCTACGACAAGCAGGCTTCCCCAACGACACGCGGCTGCCTGTCAAACACCGGTGGAAACCTGCTGATGGC TGGCGTGGGCTTCTCTTTTATCTTTGCCTGGGGGCTGATGGGCGTCGTTACCACCCTGTTTGTTGTTGGAGGCAACGTGGAGAAGCTGATGTGTGAACCTCTGGCTAACCGACAGCTGTTCAAG ATCATAGATACACCATTCCTGGTTCATCCGGAAAAAAGGAATTTCCTTCCTGGGATGCTCTTCCAGAATCCAAACATCGACTTGACCCTGGGCAGCATGTACAG GGAGTGCTATGAGAACAACGGCCTTTATCACGCTCTGCAGCTGGAGAACATCTTCAACATTAACTCGTTCCTAAACAGGACCGTG TACAACAAAGACCTGGCCAAGGTGTTCGAAGGAGTCCAGGTGGACCTGAAGGACATCTCGCTGCTGGACCGGGCCAGCAGAGATAACCTCATGAACTTTGCCAACTCAGGTGTTGGAGAGATCGACTATCCGGCTTACCTGGCAGAG GTAAATAAGGGAGTCACGGTTGTCGATCTGCTGTCTTTCTGTTCCGACCTGGAGGATCAGGCCGACCAGCTG ccGCGTGGAGCTTTGGAGAATGCCCTGAAGGGACATgccagcagcatcagagccatcCACAGGGAGCAGGTGGTGCCTTTGGAGCAAGCGATG AAATATGTCAGAGCGCGG AGCACCCTGAGCCAGAGCatcaaactgctgcagaggaCATCCAACGACCTGCCT gtgaaagtcactaatatCCTGAGCGCCATCGATGCAGCGGAGTATCTAATCACTCACAACGCCTCACATGTTGTGAAACAG GAGACGAAGGTCTTTGTGCAAAGCCTGGAGGGATACTTCAAGCAGTACACTGAATGGGTTAAAAACTCA CTAACTGCAGAGGTAGCCCAGTGTAAACCCATCAGCAACATGGTGGACAGCATGGAGATAGTGGCGTGCAGCTTCATCATCGACTCAGTG AACACATTTTGGATGGGTTTGGGAGCCTGCTGCATCCTTCTGATTCCCAGCATCATCTTTTCCGTCAAACTGGCCAAATACTACAGACGGATGGACACAGAGGACGTCTTTGAAGA TAGGGCTGAAACAGGTAATCGTGATGAACAGGTGTGTGATATCAGTGGAAACGTCGCTCCGCTCAG cTCTCCCTATAATGACACACTGACTTGGTTCCCTCGGGCCTCAGCTCCACCAGGTGAATGGTGA
- the prom1b gene encoding prominin 1 b isoform X4: protein MLWTRWLVLLLWWGATSAEQQADERDGHRAEVRSDPRRQRSPPPLEPLDFGFVPAAVYETHAYYEPGTIGILFHMVHAFLYVVQPNSFPKDLIVRIIQQNMGGIKIEEWRKPENVVLLLQWIHYESGFLICTAFGIVFVVLTPIVATCFCMCRCCDNCGGEMHQRQRKNADCHRGFFTASLIATTTFIILGVLVAYAANHNVSSQIKSTRRLINTNMRDLKTFANNTPSQIEYLTAQYTTAKNKVLSDLDNIGPLLGARIHSHLEKEVVPALDAALRMAAAMRETKEALENVSSALEILQEGMGKLQASLAGERSSLSNTLSDPACTNGAVSPTCNTIRSTLPQLGINADFSKLPNVNYALANMNNVLKIDLSNFVQKGYASFNDTPALVKEQTRNIVTALPRVKSMLDKIGNEITAFSKMFPVESSLANFTIFLNDRHKVIESFYPQVDQMDFYRWIACVTLLCTVVLILAFNMLGLLCGTCGYDKQASPTTRGCLSNTGGNLLMAGVGFSFIFAWGLMGVVTTLFVVGGNVEKLMCEPLANRQLFKIIDTPFLVHPEKRNFLPGMLFQNPNIDLTLGSMYRECYENNGLYHALQLENIFNINSFLNRTVYNKDLAKVFEGVQVDLKDISLLDRASRDNLMNFANSGVGEIDYPAYLAEVNKGVTVVDLLSFCSDLEDQADQLPRGALENALKGHASSIRAIHREQVVPLEQAMKYVRARSTLSQSIKLLQRTSNDLPVKVTNILSAIDAAEYLITHNASHVVKQETKVFVQSLEGYFKQYTEWVKNSLTAEVAQCKPISNMVDSMEIVACSFIIDSVNTFWMGLGACCILLIPSIIFSVKLAKYYRRMDTEDVFEDRAETGNRDEQVCDISGNVAPLSSPYNDTLTWFPRASAPPGEW, encoded by the exons atCTTATTGTTAGAATCATTCAGCAAAACATGGGAGGAATTAAAATAGAAGAATGGAGAAAG CCAGAAAACGTTGTCCTGCTGCTACAG TGGATCCACTATGAATCTGGATTCCTAATATGCACGGCATTTGGAATCGTATTTGTGGTCCTCACCCCGATTGTTGCCACCTGTTTCTGCATGTGTCGATGCTGCGACAACTGCGGAGGTGAGATGCATCAGAGGCAGAGGAAAAACGCAGACTGTCACCGAGGTTTCTTCACCGCCTCGCTCATTGCCACCACCACCTTCATCAT TCTGGGAGTACTTGTCGCCTATGCAGCAAACCACAACGTCAGCTCTCAAATTAAAAGCACTCGGAGACTCATCAACACCAACATGAGAGACCTGAAGACATTTGCTAACAACACCCCATCA CAAATCGAGTACCTGACTGCCCAGTACACCACTGCAAAGAACAAAGTCCTGTCAGACCTGGACA ACATTGGACCTTTGCTGGGAGCCAGAATCCACAGTCATCTGGAGAAAGAGGTGGTTCCTGCGCTTGATGCTGCCCTTCGAATGGCAGCAG CCATGCGGGAGACCAAAGAGGCCCTGGAGAACGTCAGCTCCGCCTTAGAGATCCTTCAGGAAGGAATGGGAAAGCTCCAGGCCAGTCTGGCAGGAGAGCGCTCATCTCTGTCCAACACCCTGTCCGACCCTGCCTGCACCAACGGAGCCGTGTCTCCCACCTGTAACACCATCCGGTCCACCCTGCCTCAGCTTGGAATCAATGCTGACTTCTCCAAA CTCCCGAATGTTAATTACGCCTTGGCCAACATGAATAATGTACTGAAAATAGATCTCAGTAACTTTGTCCAAAAG GGTTATGCCTCCTTCAATGACACACCAGCGCTGGTAAAAGAGCAAACCAGAAACATCGTCACAG CTCTCCCTC GAGTGAAAAGCATGCTGGATAAGATTGGGAATGAGATCACCGCCTTCTCCAAGATGTTCCCAGTGGAATCCTCTCTTGCCAATTTCACCATATTTCTCAACGACAGACACAAGGTCATCGAGTCGTTTTACCCCCAGGTCGACCAAATGGACTTCTACAG GTGGATCGCCTGCGTGACGTTGCTCTGCACAGTCGTCCTGATTCTGGCCTTCAACATGCTCGGCCTGCTCTGCGGCACCTGCGGCTACGACAAGCAGGCTTCCCCAACGACACGCGGCTGCCTGTCAAACACCGGTGGAAACCTGCTGATGGC TGGCGTGGGCTTCTCTTTTATCTTTGCCTGGGGGCTGATGGGCGTCGTTACCACCCTGTTTGTTGTTGGAGGCAACGTGGAGAAGCTGATGTGTGAACCTCTGGCTAACCGACAGCTGTTCAAG ATCATAGATACACCATTCCTGGTTCATCCGGAAAAAAGGAATTTCCTTCCTGGGATGCTCTTCCAGAATCCAAACATCGACTTGACCCTGGGCAGCATGTACAG GGAGTGCTATGAGAACAACGGCCTTTATCACGCTCTGCAGCTGGAGAACATCTTCAACATTAACTCGTTCCTAAACAGGACCGTG TACAACAAAGACCTGGCCAAGGTGTTCGAAGGAGTCCAGGTGGACCTGAAGGACATCTCGCTGCTGGACCGGGCCAGCAGAGATAACCTCATGAACTTTGCCAACTCAGGTGTTGGAGAGATCGACTATCCGGCTTACCTGGCAGAG GTAAATAAGGGAGTCACGGTTGTCGATCTGCTGTCTTTCTGTTCCGACCTGGAGGATCAGGCCGACCAGCTG ccGCGTGGAGCTTTGGAGAATGCCCTGAAGGGACATgccagcagcatcagagccatcCACAGGGAGCAGGTGGTGCCTTTGGAGCAAGCGATG AAATATGTCAGAGCGCGG AGCACCCTGAGCCAGAGCatcaaactgctgcagaggaCATCCAACGACCTGCCT gtgaaagtcactaatatCCTGAGCGCCATCGATGCAGCGGAGTATCTAATCACTCACAACGCCTCACATGTTGTGAAACAG GAGACGAAGGTCTTTGTGCAAAGCCTGGAGGGATACTTCAAGCAGTACACTGAATGGGTTAAAAACTCA CTAACTGCAGAGGTAGCCCAGTGTAAACCCATCAGCAACATGGTGGACAGCATGGAGATAGTGGCGTGCAGCTTCATCATCGACTCAGTG AACACATTTTGGATGGGTTTGGGAGCCTGCTGCATCCTTCTGATTCCCAGCATCATCTTTTCCGTCAAACTGGCCAAATACTACAGACGGATGGACACAGAGGACGTCTTTGAAGA TAGGGCTGAAACAGGTAATCGTGATGAACAGGTGTGTGATATCAGTGGAAACGTCGCTCCGCTCAG cTCTCCCTATAATGACACACTGACTTGGTTCCCTCGGGCCTCAGCTCCACCAGGTGAATGGTGA